In the bacterium genome, TATCTCTCAACTTCCAGTAATTCCAATTTACTTTGCTATAAAGCCTACCTGGAGTTACTCCAGCATTCCCCGGATCACTAGCATATCCATAAACTTTCATCCCAAAACTTTCACATAGATACATAGCCCTGGGCAAGTGCCAGCTTTGAGTAACAATCACAACTTCATCAAGCCCAAAAATATTTCTTGCCCTCCAACAACTATCATATGTTCTTCGTCCTGCATAATCACTGTATATATCAAGATCACTTACTCCGTTGTTTTGAGCCATCAACCTCATCATACTTGGTTCATTGTGATCTACAAATCTATTGTCTCCACTCATCAGAAGTTTCGCCACTTGCCCTTGATGGTATAATTCGCTAGCAGCATCAACTCTGTCTTCAAGTATGTTTGATCCTGCACCAAGCACGAGAGCAACTTTAGTTTGGGCTACATCAGAAGGGTTGGAGTAAATTCTATCTTTATAATTGCTGTATGTATGAAGATTCAACCAAAGATATGATAAACCAATGCTAAGGACAAACAAAAAAAGAAATTGCAGTGTTTTTGTAACTAACTTTTTTGTCAAAATGTTTTACTTGTGTTTGAGTCAAAAACTGAAGTATGCAAAAAATCTTTCTGCAAGCTTAGAATGTTGCAGTCTAGTAAACAATTTTTCAAATTCATAAAGTAATTTCGACTGTCTATACATCCAATTCTGCTTCAGCTGCATGTGTTTGTATGAACTTTTTTCTAGGCAAAACCTCTTCGCCCATCAAAATATCAAAAATTTTATTTGCTTCTTCTGCATCCTC is a window encoding:
- a CDS encoding YdcF family protein, whose translation is MTKKLVTKTLQFLFLFVLSIGLSYLWLNLHTYSNYKDRIYSNPSDVAQTKVALVLGAGSNILEDRVDAASELYHQGQVAKLLMSGDNRFVDHNEPSMMRLMAQNNGVSDLDIYSDYAGRRTYDSCWRARNIFGLDEVVIVTQSWHLPRAMYLCESFGMKVYGYASDPGNAGVTPGRLYSKVNWNYWKLRDSISLFQAFFEINFFPPTDVVGGEKIEIL